In the genome of Candidatus Goldiibacteriota bacterium HGW-Goldbacteria-1, one region contains:
- the thiL gene encoding thiamine-phosphate kinase — MKEFKLISAIKSQITVKDSSLIKGIGDDCAVIQESGRNLLITTDAFYENTHFKRKYFTPIQIGAKAAAINISDICAMGGIPRYMFVNIGVPKKDSGNYAGLIMRGILAYAENYGVVLAGGDTIKSDKVFISITLIGQADEGFLLRSGARPGDRIFVTGCLGSAAAGLQILEKKGDKKIKDNESELVKKFISPQPKLEQGRLLLMSKCVSSCMDLSDGLISDISRICEESRTGARIDADLLPVSPSLAAYAAKTKTTAAEYALYGGEDYELLFTVPENKVKKFAKFMAGYGVPFFQAGMITAKKGVYVKRGSKIIKETYSKAWNHF; from the coding sequence ATGAAGGAATTTAAATTAATTTCCGCGATAAAATCCCAAATAACAGTTAAAGACAGCTCCCTGATAAAGGGAATAGGCGATGACTGCGCCGTAATTCAGGAAAGCGGCAGAAATTTATTAATTACCACCGATGCCTTTTATGAAAATACCCACTTCAAAAGAAAATACTTTACCCCCATACAGATCGGCGCAAAAGCCGCGGCCATAAATATTTCTGATATCTGCGCCATGGGAGGAATTCCCAGATATATGTTTGTAAATATAGGGGTTCCAAAAAAAGATTCCGGAAATTATGCCGGTTTGATAATGCGCGGCATTCTGGCTTATGCTGAAAATTACGGCGTAGTGCTTGCGGGCGGGGATACAATAAAGTCTGATAAGGTTTTTATATCCATAACTTTAATAGGGCAGGCCGATGAAGGTTTTCTTTTAAGGTCAGGCGCGCGCCCCGGCGACAGAATATTTGTAACCGGATGCCTTGGCAGCGCCGCAGCGGGGCTGCAGATACTTGAAAAAAAAGGGGATAAAAAGATTAAAGATAATGAATCAGAGCTTGTAAAAAAATTCATCTCACCGCAGCCTAAGCTTGAACAGGGCAGGCTTCTTTTAATGTCAAAGTGCGTCTCTTCGTGCATGGATCTGTCAGACGGCTTAATAAGCGATATTTCAAGGATATGCGAAGAAAGCCGCACAGGCGCGCGGATAGATGCGGACTTACTGCCGGTTTCGCCGTCACTTGCGGCATATGCGGCAAAAACTAAAACAACAGCCGCAGAATACGCGCTGTACGGCGGCGAAGATTATGAACTTTTGTTTACAGTTCCTGAAAATAAGGTGAAAAAGTTTGCAAAGTTTATGGCGGGCTATGGTGTTCCTTTTTTTCAGGCAGGAATGATAACGGCAAAAAAAGGTGTTTATGTTAAACGCGGCTCCAAAATAATAAAGGAGACTTATTCAAAGGCATGGAATCACTTTTAA
- a CDS encoding tRNA (adenosine(37)-N6)-threonylcarbamoyltransferase complex ATPase subunit type 1 TsaE, producing the protein MESLLKGYIETEKHETASAAATVKLAKKYAQRLAENDVVALSGELGAGKTHFIKGVASFFGADGKAVISPTFNIMKEYYGTTMKIYHFDLYRLENHAELERIGFRDYTADEGAICVAEWPEKVMQIAGIYDHIVKINHKGGNKREIIFYEKKGGKK; encoded by the coding sequence ATGGAATCACTTTTAAAGGGTTATATAGAAACTGAAAAACATGAAACAGCATCAGCCGCAGCTACTGTTAAACTTGCAAAAAAATACGCGCAGCGGCTTGCTGAAAATGACGTGGTGGCGTTATCCGGGGAACTTGGCGCGGGCAAAACCCATTTTATTAAGGGTGTTGCTTCATTCTTTGGCGCTGACGGTAAAGCGGTTATAAGCCCCACTTTTAACATAATGAAAGAATACTACGGCACCACGATGAAGATATACCATTTTGACCTGTACAGGCTGGAAAACCACGCGGAACTTGAACGGATAGGGTTCAGGGATTACACGGCGGATGAAGGGGCTATCTGCGTGGCAGAGTGGCCCGAAAAAGTGATGCAGATTGCCGGTATCTATGACCATATAGTGAAAATTAACCATAAGGGCGGAAATAAAAGAGAGATAATCTTTTATGAGAAAAAAGGCGGAAAAAAATAA
- the tsaB gene encoding tRNA (adenosine(37)-N6)-threonylcarbamoyltransferase complex dimerization subunit type 1 TsaB, with translation MKSLLLDTSTKEIGIGVFENRNCLYESYIEGEKRYNAVIMGMIDKALKKIKLKPDEIDVYGSTLGPGSFTGIRVGMAVAKGLADGSGAAFFGAATLDVLAYTGEGSGAKKVSLLDARRNEVYMGVYKKGTVEYELTAKENIEKEIKGICDIYILERDIKLLEIAAENNKGKTVIMEHINIQSLNNLLMDNKKQASRQAVYSAAPLYIRQSDAEIHVKKGKK, from the coding sequence ATGAAGTCACTGCTTCTGGACACATCCACCAAAGAAATTGGCATAGGCGTATTTGAAAACCGAAACTGCCTTTATGAAAGTTATATTGAAGGCGAGAAGCGTTACAACGCCGTCATAATGGGGATGATAGACAAAGCGTTAAAAAAGATAAAATTAAAGCCGGATGAAATTGACGTATATGGTTCCACGCTTGGGCCCGGTTCTTTTACGGGGATACGGGTGGGTATGGCTGTGGCAAAGGGCTTGGCTGACGGAAGCGGCGCGGCTTTTTTTGGCGCTGCAACGCTTGATGTTCTTGCCTATACGGGAGAAGGCTCGGGCGCAAAAAAAGTGTCATTGCTGGACGCAAGGCGCAATGAGGTTTATATGGGTGTTTATAAAAAAGGCACCGTGGAATATGAACTGACCGCTAAGGAAAATATTGAGAAAGAAATAAAAGGTATATGTGATATTTATATTTTAGAGAGGGACATAAAACTGCTTGAAATAGCAGCGGAGAATAATAAAGGCAAAACCGTTATTATGGAACATATAAACATACAGTCATTAAATAACCTTTTAATGGATAATAAAAAACAGGCTTCCAGGCAGGCGGTATATTCCGCAGCGCCGCTGTACATACGCCAGTCAGACGCGGAAATTCACGTAAAAAAGGGGAAAAAATAA
- a CDS encoding YggS family pyridoxal phosphate-dependent enzyme yields the protein MEQKSQIKDNIESILKRIRAINNDALLVAVSKTFSTDDIEEAVKAGIKVFGESKIQETEEKQKVLNEKYKDLSWFMIGHLQTNKVNKAVSIFNMIQSVDSLKLAEKINSACLKEGKVLQCLLEIKVSPEETKFGISPVEAFEVYNRIKEMQGIKPAGIMAMAPYSDNAEDSRIYFKRARKVFDEIKKDAPADFGWLSMGMSHDFEIALQEGANMVRVGTSLFGKRNYTK from the coding sequence ATGGAACAAAAAAGTCAGATTAAAGACAATATTGAAAGTATTTTGAAGCGTATAAGAGCCATAAATAATGATGCTTTGCTTGTAGCTGTATCAAAAACGTTCTCTACAGATGATATTGAAGAAGCGGTTAAAGCAGGGATTAAGGTTTTTGGAGAAAGCAAGATTCAGGAAACTGAAGAAAAGCAGAAAGTTTTAAATGAAAAATATAAAGATCTTTCCTGGTTTATGATAGGGCACCTGCAGACAAACAAAGTAAACAAAGCAGTTTCAATTTTTAATATGATACAGTCTGTTGACAGTTTAAAACTTGCGGAAAAGATTAATTCAGCGTGCCTGAAAGAAGGAAAAGTTTTACAGTGCCTTCTGGAAATTAAAGTTTCGCCCGAAGAGACAAAGTTTGGAATTTCGCCTGTTGAAGCATTTGAAGTTTATAATAGGATAAAAGAAATGCAGGGAATAAAACCGGCTGGAATAATGGCTATGGCGCCTTATTCTGATAACGCGGAAGATTCAAGAATTTATTTTAAACGCGCCAGGAAAGTTTTTGATGAAATAAAAAAAGACGCGCCTGCTGATTTTGGGTGGCTTTCAATGGGAATGTCGCATGATTTTGAAATTGCGCTGCAGGAAGGCGCTAACATGGTAAGAGTCGGCACGTCTCTTTTCGGTAAAAGAAATTACACTAAATAA
- a CDS encoding pyrroline-5-carboxylate reductase, translated as MRKTRIGFIGSGNMAKAIMKGLVSSKMKTSVELTAYDTDSLALASVKKLFKAKPAASNQALVKECDVIFLAIKPQVYADILSPLKPDFTAGKLIISIMAGLSVKKIQAVTGKVPVVRVMPNMPALVGEGACGYCASKEASKKQMLLAETILDTFNRIKILLPEKQLDTVTAISGSGPAYFFYFAEAVMEASKELGFDIKDAKKLIAQTMIGAGQVMLESEDTPEVLRQKVTSKGGTTQKAIETMEKSGMKNIIKDAIKAAKNRSEELGK; from the coding sequence ATGAGAAAGACAAGAATAGGATTCATAGGGTCCGGAAATATGGCAAAGGCTATCATGAAAGGCCTTGTGTCATCAAAAATGAAAACCTCAGTTGAACTTACTGCATATGACACAGACTCTTTGGCGCTTGCGTCCGTAAAAAAATTATTTAAGGCTAAACCTGCCGCGTCAAATCAGGCGCTTGTTAAAGAATGTGATGTCATTTTTCTTGCCATAAAACCGCAGGTTTATGCGGATATATTATCACCTTTAAAGCCGGATTTTACCGCGGGCAAATTAATAATCAGTATTATGGCCGGTTTATCCGTTAAAAAGATACAGGCTGTCACAGGCAAAGTGCCTGTGGTAAGGGTAATGCCAAACATGCCGGCGCTTGTGGGCGAAGGCGCGTGCGGGTACTGCGCGTCCAAAGAAGCTTCAAAAAAACAGATGCTTCTTGCGGAAACAATACTGGATACTTTTAACAGAATAAAAATTTTATTACCCGAAAAACAGCTTGATACAGTGACGGCAATAAGCGGAAGCGGGCCGGCATATTTTTTCTATTTTGCGGAAGCGGTAATGGAAGCGTCAAAAGAACTTGGGTTTGATATTAAGGATGCAAAAAAACTTATCGCGCAGACAATGATAGGTGCGGGGCAGGTTATGCTGGAATCTGAGGATACACCAGAAGTGTTAAGGCAAAAGGTGACATCCAAAGGCGGCACCACACAGAAGGCCATTGAAACAATGGAAAAAAGCGGCATGAAAAACATTATTAAGGACGCCATCAAGGCTGCAAAAAATCGTTCGGAGGAACTTGGCAAATGA
- a CDS encoding YggU family protein — protein MIKITQAGSGFVINVKAVPNARKTQLAGEYNGALKVKVAAVPEDGKANDEIVDYFSDVFDINKSHIEIVKGFKSRHKVIKLTGVEEDKLKKILA, from the coding sequence ATGATAAAAATAACACAGGCGGGCAGCGGTTTTGTTATAAACGTTAAAGCGGTGCCTAATGCCAGAAAAACGCAGCTGGCAGGCGAATACAACGGCGCTTTGAAAGTGAAAGTGGCGGCGGTCCCCGAAGACGGAAAGGCAAATGATGAAATTGTGGATTATTTCTCGGATGTGTTTGACATAAATAAGTCGCATATTGAAATTGTAAAAGGATTTAAAAGCCGGCACAAGGTAATAAAGTTAACCGGCGTTGAGGAAGACAAACTTAAAAAAATTCTGGCTTAA
- a CDS encoding purine-nucleoside phosphorylase, which yields MSDLKKQIDKAVKKINTVSKNFSPKVGIILGTGLGALAKEIKEHCVIDYKDIPGFQQSTAESHSGKLVLGELGGKNVVAMSGRFHRYEGYTMQQITFPVRVMKAMGVTHLLISNACGGMNPKLKGGSISIIEDHINFMGDNPLVGPNDNELGVRWPDMLSPYSAELIKLAENAAKENGIQIHKGVYVAVLGPCFETRAEYRMFMKFGDMVGMSTVPEVIVGVHAGLKILGISVVTDECNPDQLEPTDIAKILANAAEAEPKLTKIMKEVIAKI from the coding sequence ATGTCAGATTTAAAAAAACAGATAGACAAAGCCGTAAAGAAGATAAATACCGTATCTAAAAACTTTTCACCTAAAGTCGGCATAATACTTGGAACGGGCCTTGGAGCCCTTGCCAAAGAAATAAAAGAACACTGTGTAATTGATTATAAGGACATTCCCGGTTTTCAGCAGTCAACAGCAGAGTCGCATTCCGGAAAACTTGTTCTGGGAGAATTGGGCGGAAAAAATGTTGTTGCAATGTCAGGCCGCTTTCACAGGTATGAAGGGTACACCATGCAGCAGATAACTTTTCCGGTGCGTGTTATGAAAGCGATGGGAGTTACGCACCTTTTAATTTCCAACGCGTGCGGCGGAATGAATCCCAAATTAAAAGGCGGTTCAATTTCAATTATAGAAGACCACATTAATTTTATGGGAGATAACCCTTTGGTAGGGCCTAATGACAATGAACTTGGCGTACGCTGGCCGGACATGCTTTCGCCGTATTCGGCGGAATTAATTAAACTTGCGGAAAATGCCGCAAAAGAAAACGGCATTCAGATTCACAAAGGCGTTTACGTGGCTGTACTGGGTCCGTGTTTTGAAACCAGGGCTGAATACAGAATGTTTATGAAATTCGGCGACATGGTGGGAATGTCAACGGTTCCGGAAGTGATTGTGGGAGTACACGCCGGGCTTAAGATACTTGGCATATCGGTAGTGACAGATGAATGTAATCCTGACCAGCTTGAACCGACTGATATAGCCAAAATTCTTGCAAACGCCGCAGAGGCAGAACCCAAGCTTACTAAAATTATGAAAGAAGTTATAGCAAAGATATAA
- the mtnA gene encoding S-methyl-5-thioribose-1-phosphate isomerase, producing the protein MKETSPVEWKNGTLKVLDQTLLPHTIKYILCKNSKETGKAIVDMKLRGAPLIGIAAAFGMAMDIKKSKAKTYEKLKKEMKASGDFLVKTRPTAINLKWAITRMLAFAEANRERRVQSLKELLVNEAVRIFKEDLDNNKLIGKIGAELIRPKDRILTHCNAGGLATAGYGTALGVIRAASAQKKKVSVYVDETRPYLQGARLTTFELAEMGVDHHLITDNMAGYFISNKLVDVIIVGADRIAANGDTANKIGTYTLAVLAHVNNIPFYVAAPSSTMDFSIKSGAEIPIEMRGEKEVTEIFGKQIAHKKTKALHPAFDVTPARFISAIITEKGIIRAPFEANLDKVILNRDIVAKL; encoded by the coding sequence ATGAAAGAGACAAGCCCGGTAGAATGGAAGAATGGAACTCTTAAGGTTCTTGATCAGACGCTTTTACCGCATACAATAAAGTACATCTTATGCAAAAATTCAAAAGAGACAGGTAAGGCAATTGTGGATATGAAATTAAGGGGGGCGCCATTAATAGGCATAGCCGCGGCTTTTGGAATGGCTATGGATATTAAAAAAAGCAAGGCTAAAACTTATGAAAAACTAAAAAAAGAGATGAAGGCAAGCGGCGATTTTCTGGTTAAGACCAGGCCGACCGCGATTAACCTTAAGTGGGCTATAACAAGAATGCTTGCTTTTGCCGAAGCCAACAGGGAAAGGCGTGTTCAAAGTTTAAAAGAACTGCTTGTAAATGAGGCGGTAAGAATATTCAAGGAAGACCTGGATAACAATAAACTTATAGGAAAAATAGGCGCGGAATTGATAAGGCCCAAAGACAGGATATTAACACACTGTAATGCGGGGGGGCTTGCAACGGCAGGATATGGCACGGCGCTTGGCGTTATAAGGGCGGCATCAGCGCAGAAGAAAAAGGTTTCGGTATATGTGGATGAAACAAGGCCGTATCTTCAGGGCGCAAGGCTTACCACGTTTGAACTTGCGGAAATGGGAGTGGATCACCACCTTATTACGGACAACATGGCAGGGTATTTTATAAGCAATAAACTTGTGGATGTAATTATAGTAGGCGCGGACAGGATAGCGGCCAACGGCGATACCGCCAACAAGATAGGAACGTATACGCTTGCGGTGCTTGCGCATGTAAATAATATTCCGTTTTATGTGGCTGCACCTTCTTCCACGATGGATTTTTCCATAAAGTCAGGGGCGGAAATACCGATAGAGATGAGGGGTGAAAAAGAGGTAACAGAGATTTTTGGCAAACAGATTGCCCATAAAAAGACAAAAGCGCTGCACCCGGCATTTGATGTGACGCCGGCAAGGTTTATAAGCGCCATTATCACCGAAAAAGGCATAATAAGGGCGCCTTTTGAGGCTAACCTTGATAAGGTAATTTTAAACAGGGATATTGTCGCAAAACTATGA
- a CDS encoding YebC/PmpR family DNA-binding transcriptional regulator, giving the protein MSGHSKWATIKRKKASIDSKRGAAFTKIIKEIVVAARAGGGDLDGNARLRTVVDKAKAANMPYDNIKKAIMRGTGELEGITYEELMYEGYGPAGVALLIAVTTDNKNRSAASVRAILSKANGAMAALGAVAWQFEQKGYITVPKEEIDEDTLMSIALEAGADDIQNEDATYDISTKPADFETVKKALDDKKVKYSSAEVTMVPKNYVKVEGKAAEQMLRLMDALDEDEDVQNVYANFDISQEEMDRIGNLPE; this is encoded by the coding sequence ATGTCAGGGCATTCCAAATGGGCAACTATTAAAAGGAAGAAAGCTTCCATTGACTCTAAAAGAGGCGCGGCTTTCACTAAGATTATAAAGGAAATTGTGGTAGCGGCAAGGGCAGGCGGCGGAGATCTTGACGGCAACGCCCGTTTAAGGACGGTTGTTGACAAGGCAAAGGCTGCTAACATGCCGTATGACAATATCAAAAAAGCAATAATGCGCGGTACCGGCGAGCTTGAAGGTATTACTTATGAAGAATTAATGTATGAAGGGTACGGTCCTGCGGGCGTAGCGCTGTTAATTGCCGTTACAACGGACAATAAAAACCGCTCTGCGGCAAGCGTAAGGGCGATTCTTTCAAAAGCCAACGGCGCAATGGCGGCTTTAGGCGCTGTTGCATGGCAGTTTGAACAGAAGGGCTATATTACGGTTCCCAAAGAAGAAATTGATGAAGATACGCTTATGAGCATCGCTCTTGAAGCGGGCGCTGATGATATTCAAAATGAAGACGCCACATATGATATTTCCACAAAGCCGGCTGATTTTGAAACCGTTAAAAAAGCGCTTGATGATAAAAAAGTTAAATATTCCTCGGCAGAAGTTACAATGGTGCCAAAGAATTATGTAAAGGTAGAGGGCAAAGCCGCGGAACAGATGTTAAGGCTTATGGACGCGCTTGATGAAGATGAAGACGTGCAGAACGTATACGCAAACTTTGACATATCGCAGGAAGAAATGGACAGAATAGGAAACTTACCGGAATAA
- a CDS encoding TIGR01212 family radical SAM protein, producing MYKTLNEYFREKYSHRVHKITISLPFACPNKDGKISSDGCVFCREGSLPDGNDTKIPIEKQIRAGINKGKKRYGKNTLFMAYFQTGTNTYGSVKELKKIYDPILEFKEVIGLDVGTRPDCIDDEKINLLKSYSGSLKEIWVELGLQSASDKTLKAINRGHNAAEYVRAAELVKGAGLKLCAHMIIGINGESRNDYINTINMIIKSGADAVKIHPYHILKDTKAGEEYLKKPFKLLSLDEYADALAECVKLMPAEMVLMRFHGEANENVLLAPDYCLPKKRDELKELFLSKIGRV from the coding sequence TTGTATAAGACTTTAAATGAATACTTCCGCGAAAAATACAGCCACAGGGTACACAAGATAACCATAAGCCTGCCGTTTGCGTGCCCGAATAAAGACGGCAAGATATCATCTGACGGGTGCGTTTTCTGCAGGGAAGGCAGCCTTCCTGACGGGAATGACACGAAAATTCCCATAGAAAAGCAGATACGCGCGGGGATAAATAAGGGTAAAAAACGTTATGGAAAAAATACATTATTTATGGCGTATTTTCAGACAGGGACAAATACTTATGGCAGTGTCAAAGAGTTAAAAAAAATATATGACCCAATACTTGAATTTAAGGAAGTGATAGGGCTGGATGTCGGGACAAGGCCGGATTGTATTGATGATGAAAAGATAAACCTGCTTAAAAGTTACAGCGGCAGCTTAAAAGAGATATGGGTGGAACTTGGGCTGCAAAGCGCCAGTGATAAAACCTTAAAGGCAATAAATAGGGGTCATAACGCGGCGGAATATGTCCGCGCCGCAGAACTTGTAAAAGGCGCCGGATTAAAGCTGTGCGCGCACATGATAATAGGTATTAATGGAGAAAGCAGGAATGATTATATAAATACAATTAATATGATAATTAAGTCCGGCGCTGATGCAGTTAAAATTCACCCGTATCACATTCTTAAAGATACTAAAGCCGGCGAAGAGTACCTTAAAAAACCATTCAAACTCCTTTCTCTGGATGAATACGCGGACGCGCTGGCTGAATGTGTTAAGTTAATGCCTGCTGAAATGGTTCTGATGCGCTTTCACGGAGAGGCTAATGAGAATGTGCTGCTTGCTCCGGATTACTGCCTGCCGAAAAAGAGGGATGAATTAAAAGAACTGTTTTTAAGCAAAATCGGCCGTGTATAA
- a CDS encoding lactate utilization protein, whose amino-acid sequence MEMLKDVEKKLESVVENLRKNHFKVTRVDNLEAAKDEMLKLIGEDEVVGVGGSQSVRETGIIEELINRGNKVIHHWLPGTFIEEIKDARRRAVRLADTYLTSTNGITLDGFLVNMDTFGNRVSAMIYGPKKVIIVAGINKIVKNVDDAFKRIRGEVAVRNAQRLNMDNPNKLCKVASIIYERPDDTDITIILVGVETGY is encoded by the coding sequence ATGGAAATGTTAAAAGATGTAGAAAAGAAACTTGAAAGCGTAGTAGAGAATTTAAGGAAGAATCACTTTAAAGTAACCCGGGTTGATAATCTGGAAGCTGCCAAAGATGAAATGCTTAAACTTATAGGCGAAGATGAAGTGGTGGGAGTGGGCGGGTCACAGAGCGTGCGTGAGACCGGAATAATAGAAGAGCTGATAAACAGGGGAAATAAAGTGATTCACCACTGGCTTCCGGGCACTTTTATTGAAGAGATAAAGGATGCCAGAAGAAGGGCTGTGCGCCTTGCCGACACTTATCTTACAAGCACAAACGGTATCACCCTTGATGGTTTTCTGGTGAATATGGATACTTTTGGCAACCGGGTATCCGCCATGATATACGGCCCAAAAAAAGTCATCATAGTTGCCGGAATAAATAAAATAGTTAAAAACGTTGATGATGCTTTTAAAAGGATAAGGGGAGAAGTGGCGGTAAGAAACGCGCAAAGGCTTAATATGGACAACCCCAATAAACTGTGCAAAGTAGCTTCGATAATTTATGAACGCCCGGATGATACAGATATTACAATAATACTGGTCGGCGTGGAAACCGGTTATTAA
- a CDS encoding beta-galactosidase: MKKQISLNGIWDFRAQGQYRKIKVPSNWYLQGCDFAGRAEYSRKFTLKKKSGKKYKIAFKGVDYFADVYINGKFAGSHEGYFQHFNFDATAVLRSGSNEITLKVNSPKEPEEKWPDEKYLIKGIFNHHDARPGSWSKKYGQDKNTGGIWNDVYIEETDEIEICRIKITPCLKDDGIWNVGSEIIIENSLKSPVKAKLAKTIKPETFKGKPLTIKRDVILYPGKNTFLLHTDIAQPHLWWTWDFGTPDLYNFSYSIAAENGIKDTYADISGIKELKKGADNLWYLNGKRIFLRGSNIIPTQWLSEYTEDKIKKDVKMMKEANLNTIRVHAHVNREELYREFDRQGIMIWQDFALQWSYETTPEFMENASRQIKDMINLHYNRPSIAIWCCHNEPSVNAKQLDPVLYRKAREEDSVRYIEQSSDFKQHPYQGWYYDSNFITSSSTLDSLKDAFINTEYGAQALPCMETMKKMEKIAAAGMWPPDFEAWEYHDFQFKTTFDIARVNKGNSLQEFIENSQQYQADYLKEQTETFRLQRYKSLNGLLQFMFCECWPSITWAVVDYYRNPKKGYYQLKESMQPVLPGFRLFTTRIAQGDDIGFGQLWSMVFIINDTLKTLTDTVLKITLTGPDKKEYFSETQKLGAIMPDSLTFPFQGVTNIKSNLFKAPENAILGRHTMNITLNDSKGKVIGVNSYSYEIVKSNKRGNN; the protein is encoded by the coding sequence ATGAAAAAACAGATAAGCCTTAATGGTATTTGGGATTTTAGAGCGCAGGGACAATACAGAAAGATAAAAGTGCCGTCAAACTGGTATTTGCAGGGCTGTGATTTTGCCGGCCGGGCGGAGTATTCAAGGAAATTTACCCTTAAAAAAAAGAGCGGTAAAAAATATAAGATTGCGTTTAAAGGCGTTGATTACTTTGCGGATGTTTATATAAATGGCAAATTCGCGGGCAGCCACGAAGGCTACTTTCAGCATTTTAATTTTGACGCGACAGCTGTTTTAAGAAGCGGCAGTAACGAAATAACCTTAAAAGTTAATTCGCCAAAAGAGCCGGAAGAAAAATGGCCGGATGAAAAATACCTTATTAAAGGCATATTTAACCACCATGACGCAAGGCCGGGGTCCTGGTCAAAGAAATACGGACAGGACAAGAATACCGGCGGTATATGGAATGATGTATATATTGAAGAGACGGATGAAATAGAGATATGCAGGATTAAGATAACCCCGTGCCTTAAGGATGACGGGATATGGAACGTTGGAAGCGAAATCATAATAGAAAATAGTTTAAAATCACCGGTAAAGGCAAAGCTTGCAAAAACAATAAAACCGGAAACCTTTAAAGGCAAACCATTAACCATAAAAAGGGATGTCATTTTATATCCCGGTAAAAATACTTTCTTATTGCATACGGATATTGCACAGCCGCACCTGTGGTGGACCTGGGATTTTGGAACCCCTGATTTGTATAATTTTTCATATTCCATCGCCGCTGAAAACGGGATTAAGGATACTTACGCTGACATAAGCGGTATTAAAGAACTTAAAAAAGGCGCGGATAATTTATGGTACTTAAACGGAAAAAGGATATTCCTGCGCGGTTCCAACATAATTCCCACGCAGTGGCTGTCGGAATACACAGAGGATAAAATAAAGAAAGATGTAAAGATGATGAAAGAGGCAAATTTAAACACTATAAGGGTGCACGCCCATGTAAACAGGGAAGAGCTTTACCGTGAATTTGACAGGCAGGGAATAATGATATGGCAGGATTTCGCGCTGCAGTGGAGCTATGAAACCACCCCTGAATTTATGGAAAACGCCTCGCGCCAGATAAAGGATATGATTAACCTCCATTACAACAGGCCAAGCATTGCCATCTGGTGCTGCCATAATGAACCTTCGGTAAACGCAAAACAGCTTGACCCTGTACTGTACAGAAAAGCCCGTGAAGAAGATTCCGTGCGATACATTGAACAGTCTTCCGATTTTAAGCAGCACCCTTATCAGGGGTGGTATTATGACAGTAATTTCATAACATCATCATCCACGCTGGACAGCCTTAAAGACGCTTTTATTAATACCGAATACGGCGCGCAGGCGCTGCCGTGCATGGAGACCATGAAAAAGATGGAAAAAATAGCAGCCGCAGGCATGTGGCCGCCGGATTTTGAAGCGTGGGAATACCACGATTTTCAGTTTAAGACCACTTTTGACATCGCGCGGGTTAATAAAGGGAATTCGCTTCAGGAATTCATAGAAAATTCACAGCAGTATCAGGCCGATTATTTAAAAGAGCAGACAGAGACATTCAGGCTGCAGCGGTATAAAAGCCTTAACGGGCTTTTACAGTTTATGTTCTGCGAATGCTGGCCGTCTATTACATGGGCGGTGGTGGACTATTACAGAAATCCCAAAAAAGGTTATTATCAGCTTAAGGAATCCATGCAGCCTGTTTTGCCGGGCTTTCGCCTTTTTACCACAAGAATCGCGCAGGGCGATGACATAGGGTTTGGGCAGTTATGGAGCATGGTCTTTATAATCAACGACACGCTTAAAACCTTAACTGACACTGTATTAAAAATAACTCTTACCGGGCCGGATAAAAAAGAGTATTTTTCAGAGACACAAAAACTTGGTGCTATAATGCCGGACAGCCTTACTTTTCCTTTTCAGGGCGTAACAAACATAAAAAGTAATTTATTTAAAGCCCCGGAAAATGCCATTTTAGGAAGACACACAATGAATATCACGCTTAATGATTCCAAAGGAAAAGTAATTGGGGTAAATTCCTACAGCTACGAAATTGTTAAGTCTAATAAAAGAGGCAATAATTGA